The DNA region GTGGCTTGGTGAGGGCAGGGAGTCAAGGGGAATTTGGGTGTGGAAATGCATTTTGTGATATGAGTGGGAACCAGTAAAGTTTGTGTGCTAGTCCCCTTTAATAGCAGGGAACAtttggagaggagggagggtgctGTCATTATTCCCAGGCTTATTTCAGATGATGAATAAATCTGTGCTGGCCCATTTTTTTTACTGGACTCAGAGTATCTTACCATAAGGATAAATGAATTTTGTGTTGCAGAGTGTTCTGCCAGTTCTGGATAATCCGCTGTCCAAGAAGGTGCGAGGCCTCATTGATAGCTTGAGGGCACAGAGATCACGGTACATGAAGGTAACACTGATCTAAACCCTGGATTTCTTACCTTGGCCTCTCCTGGAAAGGGGGGTGAGAATAAGTGATTGGATAATGGGATTTTAGGGCATGTTTAATTCCTTTTGGCCCCGCCTCATGACCCTATTTTCTGGCCATAGCTTATCGTGGTGAAACAGGAGGACAAGCTGGAGATGCTGTTCAAGCACTTCCTGGTGGAAGACAAGAGCTTGAGCGGGGGAGCATCCTATGTGGACTTTCTGTGTCATATGCACAAGGAAATCCGGCAGCTACTGAGCTAGAGCAAGTGGGTAAATGGCATAGGGTGCCAGGCCAGCTTCCAGAAAGTACCCCAGGATGGCAGAGAAATTGGAACAGTTCCATATCTAAGTCATGTTAGCTGACCTCAGTctctttggggggagggggaggtataAGGAGACACCTTTCTGGGATCAAGTATCCTACCACTCTGTCATGTCCTGCTGATGAAAGGTGCCCCTATCCCTTCACATTACCCTCCTTTTCCTGCTAATCCTGTCATAATGAATGTAGTTTCTCAGTTCACTGTATATGATTCGGTGTTGGGGGATTTGAAGGCACCCAGACTCTGGCAATATTATGTGTCCCCTTGGACCAGCCTCCAAgaagagaggggcaggcaggaaggaatggGAATCCCAGGGTTaccatgggggggaggggctaaTTCAGCTCAGTGTCATCAACAACTTCCTATATTAGGGATAAAACATACAGGTGCACAAGAGCTGGGGTATAGACCATAGATGGTGGAGAGAGAAGTGGTTAGTCAGTCCTTCTTGGGCCTGGAAGTCAGCAACCAAGTCAAAGTTAGGGAGAGTGGTTGAttagcttttctctctctcctgcaatGATCAGTGATCACTCAATGGATAGAGGCACATTATCAGAGATGAATGAGCCTGGGAAATGAGTTGCAAAGAATATTAAGACCTGGGAGAGGTACCAGCCTCTTTTCCAGCTGGAGAGGCTCCAACACTGGATGGTTCTGTAGGGAGCCTGATCATCAACTTGCAATACCTCACAGAGCCAGCCCCTATCCCACTCTGAGCTCCCACTGGAAACACTGCTTCTCCAAGGTGGGAGTtgttggggagagaggcagaggcggCTGGAGCTCTGTTCTCTCCTGCTGGGACACCACTCGAGCTTTGGTATTGACAGAGTGGCTGACAGTTATCTTCCAACCTGAACTGGCTGGGGCAGGACAAGGGCTAGGCTTGATGGTGGCCAGGCTTGTCTGCTCCCAGCCTGGGATTCCCCTGCTCTGGACCTCTCATTTATCTTCATTGGTTTATTTTTCAATGCATCTTTaatttgtaaagaaataaaataaattaagatgtaACAATTAGCCTCATTTTTACTTGTGATTTAAGGTTGTCCCCTGCATTCATTCCTGCTAGGCCTAGCACTTCCCAGGAAGTGGCCGGCTGAGCAGAACTGCGCATGCGTCACACGCACCGCGGGCGTAGGACCTCGTCCGTCCCGACTCACCGCAGGGCGGGGTCTGGTGCTGCCGGGAGGAGTTGGGGCcggggggaagggggcagctgCCAGTGGACATGGCGGCGGGCCGCAGCAGGGCTGTGTTTGCCGTCTTTGGCGTGCTTAGTGTTTGTGCGGTCAGCGGCTCTGGGCCCGTGGCTGAGGGGGAGACGGGCGGGGAGGCGGAGTGGACGGAGCCTTGGGATGGTGCGGTTTTCCGGCCGCCCTCAGCGCTGGGCGCGGTGGGGGTGGCGCGCAGTCCGGGGACACCCcggccagggagggaggaggcggtGGACTTGCCGGTGCTGCTGTGGTGGAGCCCAGGGCTATTTCCCCACTTCCCTGGCGACTCGGAGCGCATCGAGTGCGCGCGCGGTGCGTGCGTGGCGTCCCGGGACCGACGGGTGCGGGGGCACTCGCGGACGCGCGCGCTGCTCTTCTACGGCACTGACTTTCGCGCGTCGGAGGCGCCCCTGCCGCGCCTGGCACATCAGAGCTGGGCGCTCCTGCACGAGGAGTCGCCCCTCAACAACTTCGTGCTGAGCCACGGTCCGGGCATCCGCCTCTTCAATCTCACTGCCACCTTCAGCCGCCATTCTGACTACCCGCTGCCGCTGCAGTGGCTGCCCGGGACCGCCTACCTGCGCCGCGCCGCGCCTCCGCTACAGGAGCGCGCGGAGTGGCGCCGTCGCGGCTACGCGCCGCTGCTCTATCTGCAGTCCCACTGCGACGTGCCTGCGGACCGGGACCGCTACGTGCGCGAGCTGATGCGTTTCATCCCGGTGGGTGGGGCCgggccggggctggggtgggggggcgaggGGGCGCGTGCGGCTGAGGCCAGGACTTCTGGTGTCCAGGCCGACATGCAGCACCCACTTGACGGCCGTACTCTACCCCGCTCAGGTGGACTCCTATGGGAAATGCCTGCAAAATCGGGAGCTGCCCACTCCGCGGTTACAGGACACAGCCACAGCTACCACCGAGGATCCAGAGCTCTTGGCCTTCTTGTCTCGCTATAAGTTCCACTTGGCCCTCGAAAATGCCATCTGTGATGACTACATGACAGAAAAACTGTGGCGCCCCATGCATCTCGGGGCTGTGCCTGTGTATCGCGGCTCTCCCTCTGTGAGGGACTGGATGCCCAACAATCACTCCATCATCCTCATTGATGACTTTGAGTCACCTCAGAAGTTGGCAGAATTTATTGACTTTCTGGACAAGAATGATGAGGAATACATGAAATACTTGGCATATAAGCAACCTGGGGGCATCACCAACCAGTTCCTTCTGGATAGTCTGAAGCATCGGGAGTGGGGAGTGAATGATCCTTTGCTGCCTAACTACCTCAATGGTTTTGAGTGTTTCGTCTGTGACCATGAACTGGCTCGGCTGGAGGCCGAGAAAGCCCACGCAGCCTCTCCTGGGGACATCCCTGGCCCTGAACCTCACATTGCCCAGCCCTCACACATGGACTGCCCGGTGCCCACACCTGGCTTTGGCAGTGTGGAAGAGATTCCCGAGAATGACAGGTAAGGATAGCCGGGGTCCCTGTGGCCATCAAATCAAATGATTGACTTGCTTGCTGTGGGCAGTGAACTAGTACTAGGTGCTGAGGGGATTGTGTATGAGGAAATGATGACATGGGCTTACCCTGCCTTTAAGGTGTCAAGAGTCTAGTTGGGGAGATAGGACAAACTGAAAAAGCTCAggaaaagatgcaaaatataATTCAAGGCAACAACATGAAGATCAGCTTATGTGAGCAGTGTTTGCAATAGTGATTCAGAAAAGGCTTTAACCAGAGCAGAGGGGCCTGTTCAGAGGAAGTGATGAGAGACAAAGTTGGGCAGATAAACTGGGGCCAGGCTATACATAGCCTGAATACCAGGCTCAGGAGTTGGACTCGCCTGAAAATCAACTCAGGTGTTTTATTTAGCACCTTCTAAGGGGTGGGGTCGGGAAGAGCAATACAAAGATGGATATTTTGAGAGAGGTTTGTCTGCAGTAGGGTTTACATCTGTTAACctggcataattattaatagtacctcctttcactctcaaaagtaccctggtttggatgataaattatatacattCGCTTTAAACAAGGTAGGACTGCTTTCAATAGATAATAATGAACAATGGTGGGCAGTGTGAATTGGAAGAGAAGTGAGGAAGCTACTGCAGTAAGTGGCAAAAGGTGGTGCACTGGGAAACAAGGTCAGCATGGGAGGTGAGAAAATGTTGAAGACACTTGCAGCAAACCACATCTTTTCAGGGAGAGGTGATAAAAAGATTATTAAGCTTAAGAAAGCAAAGACTGCTAGAATGGCCTGCAGAGACTGACTTGCACAGTGGATGGCAGCAGAGGGCTGTTTATATACGCTGCTGACACAGTTTGGTTCTGGGAATGGAGTCCTCCATCAAGTAATTTGTATCTAGTTTATGCTGAACATAGTATTATGATTTAGTAGAAGAAAagtgtaaaacattaaaaaaagaatatatgttttaTCTAGACATTGGACAGCACTGCACCTTCATTTTGATTATTGAAATAGAGGTGCAACTTAGAAGGTAACCATCTAAAGAGGCtccctggcttttcttttctttttttttttttaagattttatttatatttgacagagaaagacacaacgagagagggaacacaaacggggagtgggagagggagaagcagactccctgccgagcagggagcccgatgcgggactcgatcccgggactccaggatcatgacctgagccaaaggcagtcgcttaaccaactgagccacccacgcgcccagCTCCCTGGCTTTTCTTACAGAGACTTCTGGTTCCATAGTCTGGCCCTTGCCCTGCCTTCCTCTGAACTCCTTCCACATTTGGGAATCCGGAGTGGGCAAGACAGGAAGTGTAACTCATTGGGGGTGGGCTGTGTGATAGATACCATGTTTGCAGCTTACTGTCACTTGTACTACTACTAGatttatttcacatttccttcccttctaaGGAGAGCCCTGTCCCAGACAGAGACTACTGTATCTGCTTAAGATTTCTTTGACCCCATTCAGAGAAGGCAGGACTCATAGCTGTGCAGAGGTTCCATAATCCAACTCCCATTTTGATGTTTCAGCTGGAAGGAGATGTGGCTGCAAGATTACTGGCAAGGTCTGGACCAGGGGGAAGCTCTCACTGCCATGATCCACAACAATGAGACAAAGCAGATGAAATTTTGGGATTACCTACATGAGATCTTCATGAAAAGGAACCAAAATCTCTAATTACCCTTGCAAGAGCCTTTAACTTGGTAGAGCTAAGGAGATGGAAGTCCTTATTCTACTATGGGACATGAGGGGCACCTGCTGCACAACCTTAATGAACACTGTCTTATCATGAGTTCAAGGAATTCCAGTTTCAGCCACTGATATTTTATCTTAATGATGTGTATCCAGTGTCTCAGCTTGTGGTAATAGGGCCTGTCCTCAAGGAGAGATGGAAGCCTCCAGTTCTTGGGATTAGTGGGAAGCAAAAGCCTGAAACACCCACTTGTTTCAAAGTGCTGAttgaacagaattttaaaagatctgcATCTTTTTCTAGCCATTCCATCCTCTCAACTGTGATTGGAACAACTCCTTGGTACTTGTCTAAGAATGAGGTAAGATGGGTCAGGTTTATGGTCTTAAAACTTTGATGCTATTCCTTAAATTCTTCATTATTCAGTACCTTTCCTAATCTCTTTTCCTCATCTCCCGCTTTATAAACTGTTATGTTGGTGGTGAAGCAAAACTCCTGGTGGGTTGTATACTGGTTCTTGGAGTTGTATTTTTTGTATCATTTACTTGCCTTTGAtgtcaaactttttattttaaatggatttttctttcctggttgTCCACTGTATCTGATGAAGATGCAGTAGCCTTGCCACCATCCCCACATTCATTCTCCCCTGCATTAAACCGGCTATAGGTCTGACAGCTTTTTTTACtgctggtttgctttttttttttttttaagagcatatCTGGAATTCCTTCTCATGAACAGAAAGACTCAATGGCTAATATATGCCCTGTCAATTTAATGAATTGTCCTGCTCTATTTTAGGTTAGAGATAGAGACTAAGGCTGGAAATGATAAcagagtatatatatatcattcatgtatatacatatatacatgaatgatatttaaatgattttgaaatgttaaaatagaCCAGTGCAAATCAAACTGCAGATTTTTATAGGTCTTTGGTCTTTTCCGTCTGCCTAATGAactctcttttattatttttatatgctacAATTTTAAGTCTCATTTTCCCCAAAGAGTCATGAAGATTATGTTGGAAAAAACAGCCCAGCAATATAGTTGTAGCAATTACCTCATATTATGTAGCATTTTTCACTTTATGTGGAATGAATATTCCAACTTCATTCTATTACCAATATCCGTCTGTACAACTTTATAGTACTTACTGAGACTACATTTTGATGGAACCCACCTAAGGTCCTAACCTCAAGAGGAGGTGAGGCAAGAGATAGCCACAAGAGGCTGGCTAAATAAAAAGCTGTTAGGCAGATTTTGGGGTACAGCCAAACCCTTTTATTGCTGTGGTTTGAAAATAAAGCTTAATGGGCAGTGAGACCGTTAGCTTTTTCTGGGCCAGTGGAACAAAAAAGAATACTTTGGACCTTAGTGCTATTCTGGTTGTAATGTAGTATTAATGAATTATCACTAGAGAAGTTCCATAGCTTATCAGTTTATCTGTTTGTAAATTATGTActtttacatacatatacacacactaatTTACAACCAgatgtatgtgtgcgtgtgtatgtgtatgtatgtatgtatgttagaTGGGTCCCACCCTTAATACTGTGACATCTAAGGATGTGGCCAAGGAGAGCTGTAATTTGGGCTGGATTTCACTGCAGCGtggttttttccattttattttttagtaaaaaaatacCCTTCACACCAGCATGGAAAGTttgcttaggggtgcctgggtggctcagtcgttaagcgtctgccttcggctcaggtcatgatcccagggtcctgggatcgagccccgcatcgggctccctgctcagtgggagcctgcttctccctctcccactccccctgcttgtgttccctctctcattgtgtctctctctgtcaaataaataaaatcttaaaaaaaaaaaaggtggggtgcctgggtggctcagtcattaagcgtctgccttcggctcaggtcatg from Neomonachus schauinslandi chromosome 6, ASM220157v2, whole genome shotgun sequence includes:
- the FUT11 gene encoding alpha-(1,3)-fucosyltransferase 11, with product MAAGRSRAVFAVFGVLSVCAVSGSGPVAEGETGGEAEWTEPWDGAVFRPPSALGAVGVARSPGTPRPGREEAVDLPVLLWWSPGLFPHFPGDSERIECARGACVASRDRRVRGHSRTRALLFYGTDFRASEAPLPRLAHQSWALLHEESPLNNFVLSHGPGIRLFNLTATFSRHSDYPLPLQWLPGTAYLRRAAPPLQERAEWRRRGYAPLLYLQSHCDVPADRDRYVRELMRFIPVDSYGKCLQNRELPTPRLQDTATATTEDPELLAFLSRYKFHLALENAICDDYMTEKLWRPMHLGAVPVYRGSPSVRDWMPNNHSIILIDDFESPQKLAEFIDFLDKNDEEYMKYLAYKQPGGITNQFLLDSLKHREWGVNDPLLPNYLNGFECFVCDHELARLEAEKAHAASPGDIPGPEPHIAQPSHMDCPVPTPGFGSVEEIPENDSWKEMWLQDYWQGLDQGEALTAMIHNNETKQMKFWDYLHEIFMKRNQNL